One Phycisphaera mikurensis NBRC 102666 DNA window includes the following coding sequences:
- a CDS encoding DUF4129 domain-containing transglutaminase family protein, translated as MTLTRSTRRLLDAQALLGVGCLAIAERNAAFAVLAFTVYAAVRACHRLGDRSPLPLRPAWVNAGALVAVGVMILETRRPGMELVVAMGHFTAMLQGMLLLSRRTTRDEALLLVLGLIQVLAASTLSSTVLDGVAMMAWCAVAAAALTRLSMRASVERIAARNARLGGGAIPPPPTPVAPRMGRAFAAGVVVAALVASAVFVATPRREGGTRGDTARTLGGLRGTGFAARVDLGVAPPTRDLGGPVLHVTLRQDGSNIGRDGRDFLLRGAALDRYEPESRSWVRSAAMGREDVLLRLPPEAAGALVFASGAALNARPSTHWSLEATQRGAPLDTLFLPTSRLMAAGTPLRVRIDGLRSLGFNPIDRRLQSIDRDASPLEAYEATVVPLREAGLAEAYDRFLAPPPEASPGPGGRGLRRGGEAPAGGAGRRPHWLGWLRPITRVGGSLEAGAASGQPADPGGESRRWEVQPARVAALAQNVLAAAGLERDPAAGPLPDDRRRVERLENFLRTHCDYTLQNPPAGPGEDPVIAFLFERRRGHCELFAAGLVALCRSVGIPARVATGYRAGEFNAVGGYYVVRQEHAHAWAEVALGPPLARPGGGPPLPTGWTTYDATPPALVRAEHRRAGPPWLRQARHLLEHAEYTWISRVVAFDPQTRARAFAALRNAGVSLLSDRLGWTRWVPVTPRWRAAVAGGAVVLSVLACLLAWGILRRHRGFRRRARSRPAAFDAGEGGAAVRRFGFYARLLELLERRGLERPASETPAAWAEALARQDPDAYGGVVEVTAAFYAARFGGLEPDADARRRIEATLDRLASGPGNGAAA; from the coding sequence GTGACGCTCACCCGCTCCACCCGCCGGCTGCTCGACGCGCAGGCGCTGCTGGGCGTGGGCTGCCTGGCGATCGCGGAGCGCAACGCCGCTTTCGCCGTGCTTGCCTTCACGGTCTACGCCGCGGTCCGGGCGTGCCACCGGCTGGGCGACCGCTCGCCGCTGCCGCTGCGGCCCGCCTGGGTCAACGCGGGGGCGCTGGTCGCGGTGGGCGTCATGATCCTCGAGACGCGCCGGCCGGGGATGGAGCTGGTGGTGGCGATGGGGCACTTCACGGCGATGCTCCAGGGCATGCTCTTGCTCTCCCGCCGGACGACGCGGGACGAGGCGCTCCTGCTGGTGCTGGGCTTGATCCAGGTGCTCGCCGCGTCGACGCTTTCGTCCACGGTGCTCGACGGCGTCGCGATGATGGCGTGGTGCGCGGTCGCGGCCGCGGCGCTCACGCGGCTGTCGATGCGGGCGAGCGTCGAGCGGATCGCCGCCCGCAACGCCCGCCTCGGCGGCGGTGCGATCCCGCCGCCGCCGACGCCGGTGGCGCCGCGGATGGGCCGCGCCTTCGCCGCGGGCGTCGTGGTGGCGGCGCTGGTCGCCTCGGCGGTCTTCGTCGCCACCCCGCGGCGGGAGGGCGGCACCCGCGGCGACACCGCCCGCACGCTGGGGGGGCTCCGCGGGACGGGCTTCGCGGCCCGCGTCGACCTGGGGGTCGCCCCGCCCACGCGGGACCTCGGCGGCCCCGTGCTGCACGTGACGCTGCGGCAGGACGGCTCGAACATCGGCCGCGACGGCCGCGACTTCCTGCTGCGCGGGGCGGCGCTGGACCGCTACGAGCCCGAGAGCCGCAGCTGGGTCCGCAGCGCCGCGATGGGCCGCGAGGACGTGCTCCTGCGCCTGCCGCCCGAGGCCGCCGGGGCGCTGGTCTTCGCGTCGGGGGCGGCGCTAAACGCCCGGCCCAGCACCCACTGGTCCCTGGAGGCGACGCAGCGGGGCGCCCCGCTGGACACGCTGTTCCTGCCGACTTCGCGGCTGATGGCCGCGGGCACGCCGCTGCGGGTCCGGATCGACGGCCTCCGCTCGCTGGGCTTCAACCCGATCGACCGCCGCCTCCAGTCGATCGACCGCGACGCCTCGCCCCTGGAGGCGTACGAGGCGACGGTGGTCCCGCTGCGGGAGGCGGGGCTGGCGGAGGCCTACGACCGCTTCCTGGCGCCGCCGCCCGAGGCGTCCCCGGGCCCCGGCGGGCGGGGCCTGCGCCGCGGCGGCGAGGCGCCGGCGGGCGGGGCGGGGCGGCGGCCCCACTGGCTCGGCTGGCTGCGGCCGATCACCCGCGTGGGCGGTTCCCTGGAGGCTGGCGCGGCGTCGGGGCAGCCGGCCGATCCCGGCGGCGAGTCGCGACGCTGGGAGGTGCAGCCCGCCCGGGTCGCGGCACTCGCCCAGAACGTGCTCGCCGCGGCGGGGCTCGAGCGCGACCCCGCGGCTGGGCCGCTGCCCGACGACCGCCGCCGGGTCGAGCGGCTGGAGAACTTCCTGCGGACCCACTGCGACTACACGCTGCAGAACCCGCCGGCGGGACCCGGGGAGGACCCGGTGATCGCCTTCCTCTTCGAGCGTCGCCGTGGCCACTGCGAGCTCTTCGCCGCGGGCCTGGTTGCCCTGTGCCGCTCGGTGGGCATCCCCGCCCGGGTGGCGACCGGGTACCGGGCCGGCGAGTTCAACGCGGTGGGCGGCTACTACGTGGTGCGCCAGGAGCACGCGCACGCCTGGGCCGAGGTGGCGTTGGGTCCGCCGCTGGCCCGCCCCGGCGGCGGGCCGCCGCTGCCCACCGGCTGGACGACCTACGACGCGACCCCGCCGGCGCTGGTGCGGGCGGAGCACCGCCGCGCCGGCCCGCCGTGGCTCCGGCAGGCGCGTCACCTCCTCGAGCACGCGGAGTACACCTGGATCAGCCGCGTGGTGGCTTTCGATCCGCAGACCCGTGCGCGTGCGTTCGCGGCGCTGCGGAACGCCGGCGTCTCGCTGCTGAGCGACCGGCTCGGCTGGACACGCTGGGTGCCGGTCACGCCGCGGTGGCGGGCGGCGGTCGCCGGCGGCGCGGTGGTGCTCTCGGTGCTGGCCTGCCTGCTGGCCTGGGGCATCCTCCGGCGGCACCGCGGCTTCCGGCGGCGGGCCCGCAGCCGGCCGGCGGCCTTCGATGCCGGCGAGGGCGGGGCCGCGGTCCGCCGCTTCGGGTTCTACGCCCGCCTGCTGGAGCTGCTGGAGCGGCGCGGGCTGGAGCGGCCCGCGTCGGAGACCCCGGCCGCCTGGGCCGAGGCGCTCGCCCGGCAGGACCCCGACGCGTACGGCGGCGTGGTCGAGGTGACCGCGGCCTTCTACGCCGCCCGCTTCGGCGGGCTCGAGCCCGACGCCGACGCGCGGCGTCGCATCGAGGCGACCCTGGACCGGCTCGCGAGCGGGCCCGGCAACGGGGCGGCGGCTTGA
- a CDS encoding DUF58 domain-containing protein produces the protein MAPGFFGAAVLVLATALYTQANLLFWLFGLGAGAAAFALLHGSLVLRRLEATRVRPGRCVAGAPLSLGYTLRNRGRLACLSLRVRELGDAAEVDALPWAWVPQVRPGAAVLAEATGPAPGRGERRLTAFEVSTTFPLGLFRRSRVFEQEDVLRVLPGVTPLAPRLVARAARPLPGPDGVAARVAPGVEGDFYGSRGYRPGDPLRTLDWKRSARQGELMVRELARPEPPRVVVLLDLRSPEGGAADRADAEAAEAAIRVAASLVARAHAGGFRVGLHAAGVSMPGFTPHHALAHRDRLLAALGRLDLSAPPPAADPSPRVLHDVTVRVCPAAATPGEPAAAVLCFAATGGRNPRPVAAEGPVAQAVAVAAAGPAAARAHAVAEGTR, from the coding sequence GTGGCGCCCGGCTTCTTCGGCGCGGCGGTGCTGGTGCTGGCGACGGCGCTGTACACGCAGGCCAATCTGCTGTTCTGGCTGTTCGGGCTCGGGGCGGGCGCGGCGGCGTTCGCGCTGCTGCACGGCTCGCTCGTGCTGCGGAGGCTGGAGGCGACGCGGGTGCGTCCGGGTCGCTGCGTGGCCGGGGCGCCGCTGTCGCTGGGCTACACGCTGCGCAACCGCGGCCGGCTGGCCTGCCTGTCGCTGCGTGTCCGCGAGCTGGGCGACGCGGCGGAGGTGGACGCATTGCCGTGGGCGTGGGTGCCGCAGGTGCGGCCGGGGGCGGCGGTGCTCGCGGAAGCCACCGGGCCGGCGCCCGGCCGCGGCGAGCGGCGGCTGACGGCATTCGAGGTCTCGACGACGTTCCCGCTGGGGCTGTTCCGGCGGTCGCGTGTCTTCGAGCAGGAGGACGTGCTGCGGGTGCTGCCGGGGGTCACGCCGCTGGCGCCGCGGCTGGTCGCCCGCGCCGCCCGGCCGCTGCCCGGGCCCGACGGCGTCGCGGCGCGGGTGGCGCCGGGGGTGGAGGGCGACTTCTACGGCAGCCGCGGCTACCGGCCCGGCGACCCGCTGCGGACGCTGGACTGGAAGCGCAGCGCCCGGCAGGGCGAGCTGATGGTGCGCGAGCTGGCCCGGCCCGAGCCGCCGCGGGTGGTGGTGCTGCTGGACCTGCGCTCGCCCGAGGGCGGAGCCGCGGACCGGGCGGACGCCGAGGCCGCCGAGGCCGCGATCCGCGTCGCCGCATCGCTGGTGGCGCGGGCCCACGCCGGGGGCTTCCGCGTCGGGCTGCACGCGGCGGGCGTGTCGATGCCGGGCTTCACGCCGCACCACGCGCTCGCCCACCGCGACCGCCTGCTGGCGGCGCTGGGCCGGCTGGACCTCTCGGCGCCGCCGCCGGCGGCCGACCCCTCCCCACGGGTGCTGCACGACGTCACGGTCCGCGTGTGTCCGGCGGCGGCGACACCGGGGGAGCCGGCTGCGGCGGTGCTGTGCTTCGCGGCCACGGGCGGCCGGAACCCCCGCCCGGTGGCGGCGGAAGGCCCGGTCGCGCAGGCGGTGGCGGTGGCGGCGGCGGGACCGGCGGCGGCCCGGGCGCACGCGGTGGCGGAGGGCACGCGGTGA